The proteins below come from a single Agrococcus beijingensis genomic window:
- the mnhG gene encoding monovalent cation/H(+) antiporter subunit G has product MTLEAVLDVVGAILILIGASFTLTAAIGLVRLPDVLNRMHAASKPQSLGFLLLCLGLAFVLREGSATAMLAVAAGLQLVTAPVATQMMAKAAHRTKQYRADLVVDDADREADADGRDEDDATR; this is encoded by the coding sequence ATGACGCTCGAAGCCGTGCTCGACGTGGTCGGCGCGATCCTGATCCTGATCGGTGCGTCCTTCACGCTCACCGCCGCGATCGGCCTCGTGCGGCTGCCCGACGTGCTCAACCGCATGCACGCGGCGTCGAAGCCGCAGTCGCTGGGCTTCCTGCTGCTGTGCCTGGGGCTCGCCTTCGTGCTGCGCGAGGGCAGCGCGACCGCGATGCTCGCCGTCGCCGCCGGGCTGCAGCTCGTGACGGCGCCGGTCGCCACCCAGATGATGGCCAAGGCCGCGCACCGCACCAAGCAGTACCGCGCCGACCTGGTGGTCGACGACGCCGACCGAGAGGCGGATGCGGACGGTCGCGATGAGGACGACGCGACCCGATAG
- a CDS encoding monovalent cation/H+ antiporter complex subunit F, giving the protein MEVVLFIAGAMLVAAAALTLVRIVRGPGPSDRVVATDVLITTVAGGLAVEAAINDHHYTIPVILVISLLAFAGTVSMARFVAGREGVVGRGPTARDRQRGLEGDGPAEGDGA; this is encoded by the coding sequence ATGGAGGTCGTGCTGTTCATCGCCGGCGCGATGCTCGTGGCGGCTGCGGCGCTCACCCTGGTCCGCATCGTGCGCGGACCCGGCCCGAGCGACCGCGTGGTCGCCACCGACGTGCTCATCACGACGGTCGCCGGCGGGCTCGCGGTGGAGGCGGCCATCAACGACCACCACTACACGATCCCGGTGATCCTGGTGATCTCGCTGCTGGCCTTCGCGGGCACCGTCTCGATGGCGCGCTTCGTCGCCGGCCGCGAGGGCGTGGTCGGGCGCGGCCCGACCGCGCGCGACCGCCAGCGCGGGCTCGAGGGCGACGGCCCGGCCGAGGGGGATGGCGCATGA
- a CDS encoding Na+/H+ antiporter subunit D yields the protein MDFSNLVPVPVLLPLLGAGITLVLARHPKWQRIVSGSTLGLVAAFALILCLAADAQGPIVLWVGAWPDGLGIVLVADRLSALLVLVSSIVTALVVIFPSRRDIADSADGAPVSVFHPTFLVLTAGVANAFLAGDLFNLFVGFEMLLFSSYVLIMLGATKERVRAGSTYVIVSVVSSTLFLLALSIVYGATGTVSFAQLPERLAELDPGMQLTIQLLLLVVFGIKAAVFPLQAWLPDSYPTAPASVTAVFAGLLTKVGVFAIIRLQTLLFPESPLTDLLLVVAILTMVLGILGALAQGEIKRLLSFTLVSHIGYMLLGIALGTEQGLAGAIFYIVHHILVQTALFIVVGLIERVGGSTSLARLGGLASVPLLAVLYLLPALNLGGIPPLSGFLGKVALMDAALETGTPLAVLSVVAGVATSLLTLIAVIRVWQRAFWQDRGEDDERVHSLRVLPRIWVVAASTLVAITVALTALAGPLTDYAQRASVDIMGGAYQIAVEEAMP from the coding sequence ATGGACTTCTCCAACCTCGTGCCCGTGCCCGTGCTGCTGCCGCTGCTCGGCGCCGGCATCACGCTCGTGCTCGCCCGCCACCCCAAGTGGCAGCGGATCGTCTCGGGCTCCACGCTCGGGCTCGTCGCAGCCTTCGCGCTCATCCTCTGCCTCGCCGCCGATGCGCAGGGCCCGATCGTGCTCTGGGTCGGTGCGTGGCCAGACGGGCTGGGCATCGTGCTCGTCGCCGACCGCCTCTCGGCGCTGCTGGTGCTCGTCTCCAGCATCGTCACGGCCTTGGTCGTCATCTTCCCCTCGCGCCGCGACATCGCCGACAGCGCCGACGGGGCGCCGGTCTCGGTGTTCCATCCGACGTTCCTGGTGCTGACGGCCGGCGTCGCGAACGCGTTCCTGGCCGGCGACCTCTTCAACCTCTTCGTCGGCTTCGAGATGCTGCTGTTCTCGTCGTACGTGCTCATCATGCTGGGTGCCACCAAGGAGCGCGTGCGCGCCGGCAGCACCTACGTGATCGTCAGCGTCGTCTCGTCGACGCTCTTCCTGCTGGCGCTGTCGATCGTCTACGGCGCCACCGGCACGGTGAGCTTCGCGCAGCTGCCCGAGCGGCTCGCCGAGCTCGATCCCGGCATGCAGCTGACGATCCAGCTGCTGCTGCTCGTGGTGTTCGGCATCAAGGCGGCGGTGTTCCCGCTGCAGGCCTGGCTGCCCGACTCCTACCCGACGGCGCCGGCGAGCGTCACCGCGGTCTTCGCCGGGCTGCTCACGAAGGTCGGCGTCTTCGCGATCATCCGGCTGCAGACGCTTCTGTTCCCCGAGAGCCCGCTCACCGACCTGCTGCTGGTGGTCGCGATCCTCACGATGGTGCTCGGCATCCTCGGCGCGCTGGCGCAGGGCGAGATCAAGCGTCTGCTGTCGTTCACGCTCGTCAGCCACATCGGCTACATGCTGCTCGGCATCGCGCTCGGCACCGAGCAGGGCCTGGCGGGCGCGATCTTCTACATCGTCCACCACATCCTCGTGCAGACGGCGCTGTTCATCGTCGTGGGCCTCATCGAGCGCGTCGGCGGCTCGACGAGCCTCGCGCGGCTCGGCGGTCTCGCCTCGGTGCCGCTGCTGGCGGTGCTCTACCTGCTGCCGGCGCTCAACCTGGGCGGCATCCCGCCGCTGTCGGGCTTCCTCGGCAAGGTGGCACTGATGGATGCGGCGCTCGAGACGGGCACGCCGCTCGCGGTGCTCTCGGTGGTCGCAGGCGTCGCGACCAGCCTCCTGACCCTGATCGCCGTCATCCGCGTCTGGCAGCGCGCCTTCTGGCAGGACCGCGGCGAGGACGACGAACGCGTGCACTCGCTGCGCGTGCTGCCCCGCATCTGGGTCGTCGCGGCGTCGACGCTCGTCGCCATCACCGTGGCCCTCACGGCCCTCGCCGGCCCGTTGACCGACTACGCCCAGCGCGCATCCGTCGACATCATGGGCGGCGCATACCAGATCGCCGTCGAGGAGGCCATGCCGTGA
- a CDS encoding Na+/H+ antiporter subunit E, with protein MQRPALRARASVVATIGLALIWMMLWGELSLGAALWGVIVALLIQIAFPLPEVPELESFRPIGFLRLVLVTLWGLLISSFQVAAQVVAFWRPTRNAIIRVELRSDSTFITVITAELVTLVPGSVAIDAGAGWLLVHVFDASTDAAIDSARAKVRATEATVLRAFGTPEDRALLEVD; from the coding sequence ATGCAGCGCCCCGCCCTCCGCGCCCGCGCCTCGGTGGTCGCCACGATCGGCCTCGCCCTCATCTGGATGATGCTCTGGGGCGAGCTCTCGCTCGGCGCCGCGCTCTGGGGCGTGATCGTCGCGCTGCTCATCCAGATCGCGTTCCCGCTGCCCGAGGTGCCCGAGCTCGAGTCGTTCCGGCCGATCGGCTTCCTGCGGCTGGTGCTGGTGACGCTGTGGGGCCTGCTCATCTCGTCGTTCCAGGTCGCCGCGCAGGTGGTCGCGTTCTGGCGGCCGACGCGCAACGCGATCATCCGCGTCGAGCTGCGCAGCGACTCGACGTTCATCACCGTCATCACCGCAGAGCTGGTGACGCTCGTGCCCGGCTCGGTGGCGATCGACGCCGGCGCCGGCTGGCTGCTCGTGCACGTGTTCGACGCCTCGACCGACGCGGCGATCGACAGCGCGCGGGCGAAGGTCCGCGCGACCGAGGCGACCGTGCTGCGCGCCTTCGGCACCCCCGAGGACCGTGCGCTGCTGGAGGTGGACTGA
- a CDS encoding exonuclease SbcCD subunit D, translated as MRLLHTSDWHVGRTFHGADTLDALADALGAIARIVREHAVDAVLVAGDVYDAAMPSGRHVEALTRALQEIRSAGAEIVLSSGNHDSAARLGANAGFARAGGLHLSTRALEPDSWRIELADEHGPVHVFAVPYLEPVSLRSSLPEAGIASQADAMGWAMDAVRASLAHAPARSVVLAHCFAAGVAEPADDAPRDITAGGLDVVPLSRFDGVDYVALGHLHSRQELSRSVRYSGAPLHYSFKERSPLRGGWLVDLDAAGLADVAWVDLPVPRPLVTIEGELDALLDDASLAGTEGAWLRARLTDRLRPLDAMRRLQRRWPHAAEVQWLGGDDAPAIELRARLARRSDAEVVDDFLRHVRAGVGASEAEAALVRDGLARAAAAEAAQ; from the coding sequence ATGCGGCTGCTCCACACCTCCGACTGGCATGTCGGGCGCACGTTCCACGGCGCCGACACGCTCGACGCGCTGGCGGATGCGCTGGGCGCGATCGCGCGGATCGTGCGCGAGCACGCGGTCGATGCCGTGCTCGTCGCGGGCGACGTCTACGACGCCGCGATGCCCTCCGGTCGGCACGTCGAGGCGCTGACGCGGGCGCTGCAGGAGATCCGCTCCGCGGGCGCCGAGATCGTGCTGTCGAGCGGCAACCACGACTCGGCGGCGCGGTTGGGGGCGAACGCCGGCTTCGCCCGCGCCGGCGGCCTGCACCTGAGCACCAGGGCGCTCGAGCCCGACTCGTGGCGCATCGAGCTGGCCGACGAGCACGGCCCGGTGCACGTGTTCGCCGTGCCCTACCTCGAGCCGGTGTCGCTGCGCTCGTCGCTGCCCGAGGCGGGCATCGCGAGCCAGGCCGACGCGATGGGCTGGGCGATGGATGCGGTGCGCGCGTCGCTCGCGCACGCTCCGGCGCGCTCGGTGGTGCTCGCGCACTGCTTCGCGGCGGGCGTCGCCGAGCCCGCCGACGACGCCCCGCGCGACATCACCGCCGGCGGGCTCGACGTCGTGCCGCTGTCGCGCTTCGACGGGGTCGACTACGTCGCGCTCGGCCACCTGCACTCCCGGCAGGAGCTCTCGCGCTCGGTGCGCTACTCGGGCGCCCCGCTGCACTACTCGTTCAAGGAGCGCTCGCCGCTGCGCGGCGGCTGGCTCGTCGACCTCGACGCGGCGGGGCTGGCCGATGTCGCGTGGGTCGACCTGCCCGTGCCGAGGCCGCTCGTCACGATCGAGGGCGAGCTCGACGCGCTGCTCGACGACGCATCGCTCGCCGGCACCGAGGGCGCATGGCTGCGGGCGAGGCTGACCGACCGGCTGCGGCCGCTCGACGCGATGCGGCGGCTGCAGCGCCGGTGGCCGCACGCGGCTGAGGTGCAATGGCTGGGCGGCGACGACGCGCCGGCGATCGAGCTGCGGGCCCGGCTCGCCCGGCGCAGCGATGCCGAGGTGGTCGACGACTTCCTGCGCCACGTGCGCGCCGGCGTCGGCGCGAGCGAGGCCGAGGCTGCGCTCGTGCGCGACGGGCTGGCGCGCGCCGCGGCGGCCGAGGCGGCGCAGTGA
- the gcvH gene encoding glycine cleavage system protein GcvH, with product MSDTQYTADHEWVRVEGDLATIGITDFAQNALGDVVFVDLPGIGRSFAAGEALGEIESTKSVGELIAPAAGEVVEVNDEVAGDPTLVNSAAEGAGWLIKVRFSEQPELLDEAAYRELTA from the coding sequence ATGAGCGACACCCAGTACACCGCCGACCACGAGTGGGTCCGCGTCGAGGGCGACCTCGCCACGATCGGCATCACCGACTTCGCGCAGAACGCCCTCGGCGACGTCGTGTTCGTCGACCTGCCCGGCATCGGCCGCTCGTTCGCCGCCGGCGAGGCGCTCGGCGAGATCGAGTCGACGAAGTCGGTCGGCGAGCTCATCGCCCCCGCGGCCGGCGAGGTCGTCGAGGTCAACGACGAGGTCGCGGGCGACCCGACGCTCGTGAACTCCGCGGCCGAGGGCGCCGGCTGGCTCATCAAGGTGCGCTTCTCCGAGCAGCCCGAGCTGCTCGACGAGGCCGCCTACCGAGAGCTCACCGCCTGA
- a CDS encoding SMC family ATPase, which translates to MRLLRLELAGFGPYRERFEIDFASFEADGLYLIAGPTGAGKSTILDAITYALYGSAPRYDGAPHVRSDLAGPTDLTWVELELAVGDRVLRVRRSPEYDRPKQRGTGLTRERASATLEERSGDGWRLLSSSVAEVGTEVGSLLGLRKDEFLKVILLAQGGFAEFLAATSEERKALLERLFGTGSMRRLRELLLADAKAVAAERESLERVRDERGARAADAARSLRDGEHEGGEASAEGTIELAEDGEVDGEVDEAALAAIESAIERHVARAVAAASAAAAQERAAREARDAPASRSPRSPRSPPVLRERRRRSRTASCCATARPPRWRSAAPRRWPRTAATGRPRAAPPAS; encoded by the coding sequence GTGAGGCTGCTGCGGCTCGAGCTCGCCGGGTTCGGGCCCTACCGGGAGCGCTTCGAGATCGACTTCGCCTCGTTCGAGGCCGACGGGCTCTACCTGATCGCAGGGCCCACGGGCGCCGGCAAGTCGACGATCCTCGACGCCATCACCTACGCGCTGTACGGCAGCGCGCCCCGCTACGACGGGGCGCCGCACGTGCGCAGCGACCTGGCGGGGCCGACCGACCTGACCTGGGTCGAGCTCGAGCTGGCCGTCGGCGACCGCGTGCTGCGGGTGCGGCGCTCGCCGGAGTACGACCGACCGAAGCAGCGCGGCACCGGCCTCACGCGCGAGCGTGCCTCGGCGACGCTCGAGGAGCGCAGCGGCGACGGCTGGCGGCTGCTCTCGAGCAGCGTCGCCGAGGTCGGCACCGAGGTGGGCAGCCTGCTGGGGCTGCGCAAGGACGAGTTCCTGAAGGTGATCCTGCTCGCCCAGGGCGGCTTCGCGGAGTTCCTCGCCGCCACGAGCGAGGAGCGCAAGGCGCTGCTCGAGCGGCTGTTCGGCACCGGCAGCATGCGGCGGCTGCGCGAGCTGCTGCTGGCCGACGCGAAGGCGGTCGCCGCCGAGCGGGAGTCGCTGGAGCGCGTGCGCGACGAGCGGGGCGCCCGCGCCGCCGATGCCGCGCGGTCGCTGCGCGACGGCGAGCACGAGGGCGGCGAGGCGTCGGCCGAGGGCACGATCGAGCTCGCGGAGGACGGCGAGGTCGACGGCGAGGTCGACGAGGCGGCGCTGGCCGCGATCGAGTCGGCGATCGAGCGGCACGTCGCGCGCGCGGTCGCCGCGGCCTCGGCTGCGGCCGCGCAGGAGCGCGCGGCCCGCGAGGCGCGCGACGCGCCGGCGTCGCGGTCGCCGCGGTCGCCGCGATCGCCGCCGGTGCTGCGGGAGCGGCGGCGCCGCTCCCGGACCGCGTCGTGCTGCGCGACGGCACGCCCGCCTCGCTGGCGCTCAGCGGCGCCTCGCCGATGGCCGCGTACCGCAGCTACTGGGCGCCCGAGAGCCGCACCGCCCGCCAGCTGA
- a CDS encoding Na+/H+ antiporter subunit A, translating to MPREGLHRVLLTVTTLAVLGVVASALSSRMGRFVFLLPAAASLGAAVWFGAQGPLVQAGTVLQERVEWMPALGIAFDLRLGALQWLLAMVVLGIGGLIFVYCAWYFESRRLASRTVGLLTGFAASMLLLVLADDLIVLMVGWELTTVFSYLLVGLNHRSASNRRAAQTALIVTTVGGLTMLVGIMLLESQTGTFSLAATLADPPEGVMAGWAAACMVVGALSKSAIVPFQFWLPGAMAAPTPVSAFLHAAAMVKAGVFLIAALSPAFAELPWWRWALVGLGIATMLLGAVRALRQLDIKVLLAHGTVSQLGLLITVIGMGTQASMQAGLALLAAHATFKAALFMVVGAVDRSTGTRDLRELGGLVRRMPLAAFSAIVAAASMAGIPPTLGFLAKEAALAAAVDDAAGPLGALSWVAFAGIAIGAALTVAYSLRFVVGIFFGPLTVQLKRRSRMLVAAPVLLGVASIVLGFAGDSISALLQPHVAIMEAGEEAPDLALWHGITLPLIASILAWLAGTAIHLAMGGRRRAPHGEDPFERGYHASMRGLDRLAVEVTSRIQTGSLPLHVTTILLAVVSGPGTALLLSSALSADVRLFDSWGQLGAAVLISVAAVLVTTTRGRLKAFMLVSVVGYGVALLFLLHGAPDLALTQVLAETVFLVILVLVLRRLPKYFTDRPLRAARWLRMLLGTAVGTFAAVASLAALQARTAEPISNGFYEWAFQFGHGENIVNVTLVDIRAWDTLGEVSVLLAAATGVASLIFVRRPVAGSGVLAPRDGQPTRRTWLRGAFTDEAMASPVLEMMTRLLFPIMMLVSVYLLAVGHNEPGGGFAGGLVAGVALAVRYLAGGRDELLDAMPFDAGKLLGGGMAVVVLSVIWPVLIGGRIGESYSIEWTVPLLGDQKLVTTLFFDIGVWLIVIGAMLDFVRSLGAGIDLHGEQNVAPRPQWRSDRSLPGKEVRR from the coding sequence ATGCCTCGAGAGGGACTGCACCGCGTGCTGCTCACTGTGACGACCCTCGCCGTCCTCGGCGTCGTCGCCAGCGCGCTCAGCAGCCGCATGGGGCGGTTCGTCTTCCTGCTGCCGGCGGCGGCGAGCCTCGGTGCGGCCGTCTGGTTCGGGGCGCAGGGGCCGCTCGTGCAGGCCGGCACGGTGCTGCAGGAGCGCGTCGAGTGGATGCCCGCGCTCGGCATCGCGTTCGACCTGCGGCTGGGCGCGCTCCAGTGGCTGCTGGCGATGGTCGTGCTCGGCATCGGCGGGCTGATCTTCGTCTACTGCGCGTGGTACTTCGAGTCGCGCAGGCTGGCCTCGCGCACCGTCGGCCTGCTCACCGGCTTCGCCGCGTCGATGCTGCTGCTCGTGCTCGCCGACGACCTCATCGTGCTGATGGTCGGCTGGGAGCTCACGACCGTCTTCAGCTACCTGCTCGTCGGCCTGAACCACCGCTCGGCGAGCAACCGCCGGGCGGCCCAGACGGCGCTCATCGTCACCACGGTCGGCGGCCTGACCATGCTCGTCGGCATCATGCTGCTCGAGTCGCAGACCGGCACCTTCTCGCTCGCCGCGACGCTCGCCGACCCGCCCGAGGGCGTCATGGCCGGCTGGGCCGCCGCCTGCATGGTCGTGGGCGCGCTGTCGAAGTCGGCGATCGTGCCGTTCCAGTTCTGGCTGCCGGGCGCGATGGCGGCGCCCACGCCGGTGTCGGCCTTCCTGCACGCCGCCGCCATGGTCAAGGCCGGCGTCTTCCTCATCGCCGCGCTCAGCCCGGCGTTCGCCGAGCTGCCCTGGTGGCGCTGGGCGCTCGTCGGCCTCGGCATCGCGACGATGCTGCTCGGCGCGGTGCGGGCGCTGCGCCAGCTCGACATCAAGGTGCTGCTCGCGCACGGCACCGTCAGCCAGCTCGGCCTGCTGATCACCGTCATCGGCATGGGCACGCAGGCGTCGATGCAGGCGGGCCTCGCGCTGCTCGCGGCGCACGCGACCTTCAAGGCGGCGCTGTTCATGGTGGTCGGCGCCGTCGACCGCTCCACCGGCACCCGCGATCTGCGCGAGCTCGGCGGACTGGTGAGGCGGATGCCGCTGGCCGCCTTCTCGGCCATCGTCGCGGCCGCGTCGATGGCCGGCATCCCACCGACGCTCGGCTTCCTCGCCAAGGAGGCGGCGCTCGCCGCCGCGGTGGACGACGCGGCCGGGCCGCTCGGCGCGCTCAGCTGGGTCGCCTTCGCCGGCATCGCGATCGGCGCCGCGCTCACCGTCGCCTACTCGCTGCGCTTCGTGGTCGGCATCTTCTTCGGGCCGCTGACGGTGCAGCTCAAGCGGCGCTCGCGGATGCTCGTGGCGGCGCCGGTGCTGCTCGGCGTCGCGTCGATCGTGCTGGGCTTCGCGGGCGACAGCATCTCCGCGCTGCTCCAGCCGCACGTGGCGATCATGGAGGCGGGGGAGGAGGCGCCGGACCTGGCGCTCTGGCACGGCATCACCCTCCCGCTCATCGCCTCGATCCTCGCGTGGCTCGCGGGCACCGCGATCCACCTGGCCATGGGCGGGCGGCGGCGCGCGCCCCACGGCGAGGATCCGTTCGAGCGCGGCTACCACGCGAGCATGCGCGGTCTCGACCGCCTCGCTGTCGAGGTGACCTCGCGCATCCAGACCGGTTCGCTGCCGCTCCACGTGACCACCATCCTGCTCGCGGTCGTGTCGGGGCCCGGCACGGCACTGCTGCTCTCGAGCGCGCTGTCGGCCGACGTGCGCCTGTTCGACTCGTGGGGTCAGCTGGGCGCGGCCGTGCTGATCTCGGTCGCGGCGGTGCTGGTCACCACCACCCGCGGCCGGCTGAAGGCCTTCATGCTCGTGTCGGTCGTCGGTTACGGGGTGGCGCTGCTGTTCCTGCTGCACGGCGCCCCCGACCTGGCGCTCACGCAGGTGCTCGCCGAGACCGTCTTCCTGGTGATCCTCGTGCTCGTGCTGCGGCGCCTGCCGAAGTACTTCACCGACCGGCCGCTGCGAGCCGCCCGCTGGCTGCGCATGCTGCTGGGCACCGCGGTCGGCACGTTCGCGGCGGTCGCCTCGCTCGCGGCGCTCCAGGCCCGCACCGCCGAGCCCATCTCGAACGGCTTCTACGAATGGGCGTTCCAGTTCGGGCACGGCGAGAACATCGTCAACGTCACGCTCGTCGACATCCGCGCCTGGGACACGCTCGGCGAGGTGTCGGTGCTGCTCGCCGCAGCCACCGGCGTCGCGAGCCTCATCTTCGTGCGCCGCCCGGTCGCCGGCAGCGGCGTGCTCGCGCCGCGCGACGGCCAGCCGACCCGCCGCACGTGGCTGCGCGGGGCGTTCACCGACGAGGCGATGGCATCGCCGGTGCTCGAGATGATGACCCGGCTGCTCTTCCCGATCATGATGCTGGTGTCGGTCTACCTGCTCGCGGTGGGCCACAACGAGCCCGGCGGCGGCTTCGCCGGCGGCCTGGTCGCGGGCGTGGCGCTCGCGGTGCGCTACCTCGCCGGCGGCCGCGACGAGCTGCTCGACGCGATGCCGTTCGACGCCGGCAAGCTGCTCGGCGGCGGCATGGCGGTGGTCGTGCTCAGCGTCATCTGGCCCGTGCTCATCGGCGGCCGCATCGGCGAGTCGTACTCCATCGAGTGGACGGTGCCGCTGCTGGGCGACCAGAAGCTCGTCACCACGCTCTTCTTCGACATCGGCGTCTGGCTCATCGTCATCGGCGCCATGCTCGACTTCGTCCGATCCCTGGGAGCCGGCATCGACCTCCACGGCGAGCAGAACGTCGCCCCCCGCCCGCAGTGGCGCTCCGACCGCTCGCTGCCGGGCAAGGAGGTGCGGCGATGA
- the gcvT gene encoding glycine cleavage system aminomethyltransferase GcvT produces MTASGSSQPASPLLAVHEAAGAQLIDFAGWQMPVRYGSDLAEHQAVRERAGLFDLSHMAELRVSGAQAGEFLDHALAGRLSTIELWQAKYSLLLAEHGGIIDDLIVYRVADAEFLVVANASNRHAALEALTARIAAFDATIVDETEQTALVAVQGPFAAAIVESIGLESEPLDGLRYYRSLPAVFEGEDVLLARTGYTGEDGFELYIAAHAAEDLWRAITIAGESHGLALCGLAARDTLRLEAGMPLYGNELSLDVLPAQVGLGRVVALKTKGDFVGRAAIEAGPAEGAPVLVGLVAEGRRAPRSGYPVLDGDRVVGTITSGALSPTLGHPIAMALVEPGSADSDSLKVDVRGTQLPATATDLPFYKREA; encoded by the coding sequence ATGACCGCATCGGGCTCATCGCAGCCGGCTTCGCCGCTGCTCGCGGTGCACGAGGCTGCCGGGGCGCAGCTGATCGACTTCGCGGGGTGGCAGATGCCCGTGCGCTACGGCTCCGACCTCGCCGAGCACCAGGCCGTGCGCGAGCGCGCGGGCCTGTTCGACCTCAGCCACATGGCCGAGCTGCGCGTCAGCGGAGCGCAGGCCGGCGAGTTCCTCGACCACGCGCTCGCCGGGCGCCTGTCGACCATCGAGCTGTGGCAGGCGAAGTACTCGCTGCTGCTGGCCGAGCACGGCGGCATCATCGACGACCTGATCGTCTACCGCGTGGCCGACGCCGAGTTCCTCGTCGTCGCGAACGCCTCGAACCGCCACGCGGCGCTCGAGGCGCTCACCGCCCGCATCGCGGCGTTCGACGCGACGATCGTCGACGAGACCGAGCAGACCGCGCTGGTCGCCGTGCAGGGCCCGTTCGCCGCGGCCATCGTCGAGTCGATCGGCCTCGAGTCGGAGCCGCTCGACGGCCTGCGCTACTACCGCAGCCTCCCCGCGGTCTTCGAGGGCGAGGACGTGCTGCTCGCCCGCACCGGCTACACCGGCGAGGACGGCTTCGAGCTCTACATCGCCGCGCACGCCGCAGAAGACCTGTGGCGCGCGATCACCATCGCCGGCGAGTCGCACGGCCTGGCGCTGTGCGGCCTGGCCGCCCGCGACACCCTGCGCCTCGAGGCGGGCATGCCGCTCTACGGCAACGAGCTCTCGCTCGACGTGCTGCCCGCCCAGGTGGGGCTCGGCCGCGTCGTCGCGCTGAAGACCAAGGGCGACTTCGTGGGCCGCGCCGCCATCGAGGCCGGCCCCGCCGAGGGCGCCCCGGTGCTCGTCGGGCTCGTCGCCGAGGGACGCCGCGCGCCCCGCTCCGGCTACCCCGTGCTCGACGGCGACCGCGTCGTCGGCACCATCACCAGCGGCGCGCTGTCGCCGACGCTCGGCCATCCCATCGCGATGGCGCTCGTCGAGCCCGGCTCCGCCGACTCCGACTCCCTGAAGGTCGACGTCCGCGGCACGCAGCTGCCCGCGACGGCCACCGACCTGCCGTTCTACAAGCGAGAGGCATGA
- a CDS encoding Na(+)/H(+) antiporter subunit C: MTPTLILAIAGGVLIATGVYLLLERSLMRILAGVMLAGNGVNLLFMVASGPAGLAPIVGNPESEISDPLPQAMVITAIVISLATGAFLLAMSYRSFQLEGHDEVADDVEDAIVRRRAEADLSSEAYVELTPEVQPDTESGGRSEEQR; this comes from the coding sequence ATGACCCCCACGCTCATCCTGGCCATCGCCGGCGGCGTGCTGATCGCGACCGGCGTCTACCTGCTGCTCGAGCGCAGCCTCATGCGCATCCTGGCGGGGGTCATGCTCGCCGGCAACGGCGTGAACCTGCTGTTCATGGTCGCGAGCGGCCCGGCGGGCCTCGCGCCCATCGTCGGCAACCCCGAGAGCGAGATCAGCGACCCGCTGCCGCAGGCGATGGTGATCACGGCCATCGTCATCTCGCTCGCGACCGGCGCGTTCCTGCTCGCGATGTCCTACCGGTCCTTCCAGCTCGAAGGCCATGACGAGGTCGCCGACGACGTCGAGGACGCCATCGTGCGCCGTCGCGCCGAGGCCGACCTCTCGAGCGAGGCCTACGTCGAGCTCACTCCGGAGGTCCAGCCCGACACCGAGTCCGGCGGCCGGTCGGAGGAGCAGCGCTGA